TTGGATTGAACATAGTACAACACTGGGAGCTTATGATGGGGATAAAGTCGTGGGTCAGCTCTTAATACTGCCACTGAATATGACGATACATGGTGAAAATTATGAAATGGGGGGAATTGGATTTGTGGCAACCTATCCAGAGTATCGTCAGCAAGGGATTATGAAGAAGTTGATAATAGCTTCGCTGAAGGAAATGCGACAAAACGGGCAAACCATTTCAGTACTGGCACCATTTTCTGTCTCTTTTTATCGTTACTTTGGCTGGGAACTATTTTTTGATAAGCTTCAATATACCATTTCACAGTCGAAGTTTCCTGACTTCGGTAAACAATACGATGATGTGAAACGTATGAGCTTTGAATGGCCAGATACAACATTATTTGAAGCAATTCAGCAGTTTCATAATGCACAGGCACACCTGACGAATGGTAGCATGCTTCGAGACGCTGCTTGGTGGAAACGGATTGCAAGAAGATCGCCGGACAGTCACTTTGCCGCGTGTTTTTTTGCAAGTAGCATAGCTGGCTATATGCGTTATACGATTCAAGATGGTATTTTTACTATCCATGATTTTATTGCGCCACATCATCTGGCTGAACAAGCACTATGGCGTTTTGTCTCATCCCATGCTGCAAGTGTACACACGATTGAGGGAATAACAGCAAATGATCGCTATTTTGGCTTTAATTTTCAAGATCCACAAATTGAAAAAAAAGTAACACAAGATGTCATGGTTCGAATAGTGGATGCTTTCGCTTTTATGAAACGTTACCCTTGGAATAATTTACAGCACACGTTATACGTGCGTCTTAAGGATCCATTTTGTCCTTGGAATGAACAAATATACAGGATAAATAAAGATGGTCATGTTTCGATTAGGGAGGCAAATTCAGTGTCTGAACAGCATATGTTAACATTACCAATCAACTTATTTTCAGCAATGATGGTCGGCTATCTTCGTGTTAAAGATGCAGTTGTTTTTAGCCAAAAAGAACTAGAAGAGGAAGAAATACAACATTGGCAGCAGGCGATTCCGTCAAATAAGCCTGCATTTTACGAATACTTTTAACTTGATTTCTGTTGCAGATGAGAAAAGGAAAATAACTAAACGTAATACGAGAGGCGTTTAAAGGTAAACGCAAAAATTTTTGAAGTTTTTTCTGGACTATACCAGTTGCGCAAATGCATTTATTCGCAAGTAATGAGGCGATAGCCCAATTATTTCAGTATGCAACAGAGGTATAAAATGGAGAAAAATCTATATTGTGGTATATACCAATAGATGCTATTCTCAGTATAAGTAAGCGATTTCATGAAAGTCGTCACAAGGATATGAAGAACGAAAAAGACAAAAAGGAGAGTGCTGACAATGAAAAATATTATGTTAGTGTGTGTAGCGGGAATGAGTACGAGTTTATTAGTTTCCAAAATGCAGAAAGCTGCGCAGGAACAAAATATTGAGGCTGATATTTTTGCCATAGCTGAAAGTGAGGTAGATAAAGTGTTAACAAATAAAAAGGCGGATGTCCTTTTACTTGGTCCGCAAGTTCGCTACTTAAAATCGACTTTTGAAGAAAAATTCAAGGAATTAAATTTTCCAATTGATGTTATTAATATGGCTGATTACGGCATGATGAATGGTGACAATGTATTGAAACAGGCATTGAAACTAATTGGATGAGGAGGCAAGCCCGATGGAAGAAACAGCGATGATGCAGTCCATTATGGGGTTAATCGTCCATAGTGGAAATACGAAAAGTGAATGTATGGAAGCGCTTCAGTTAGCAAAAAAGGGGCAAATCAATCAAGCAAAGGACAAAATAAAGCTGGCAAATGAGGCGTTAATCGAGGCTCATCATGCACAAACAGCATTGTTAACACAGGAAGCAAGGGGAGAGAAAGTTGAAGTATCGATGCTATTAATTCATGCGCAAGATCACTTAATGAATGCTATAACATTTCGAGATTTAGCGCAAGAAATGATTGAACTGTATGAACAACTCAAAGGGGAGTAGCATCATGTATTTGA
This genomic interval from Lysinibacillus sphaericus contains the following:
- a CDS encoding GNAT family N-acetyltransferase, whose protein sequence is MDIKCVPSTDYLQIHRLRDYCFPNKYTGARRDDFHYWIEHSTTLGAYDGDKVVGQLLILPLNMTIHGENYEMGGIGFVATYPEYRQQGIMKKLIIASLKEMRQNGQTISVLAPFSVSFYRYFGWELFFDKLQYTISQSKFPDFGKQYDDVKRMSFEWPDTTLFEAIQQFHNAQAHLTNGSMLRDAAWWKRIARRSPDSHFAACFFASSIAGYMRYTIQDGIFTIHDFIAPHHLAEQALWRFVSSHAASVHTIEGITANDRYFGFNFQDPQIEKKVTQDVMVRIVDAFAFMKRYPWNNLQHTLYVRLKDPFCPWNEQIYRINKDGHVSIREANSVSEQHMLTLPINLFSAMMVGYLRVKDAVVFSQKELEEEEIQHWQQAIPSNKPAFYEYF
- a CDS encoding PTS lactose/cellobiose transporter subunit IIA, whose product is MEETAMMQSIMGLIVHSGNTKSECMEALQLAKKGQINQAKDKIKLANEALIEAHHAQTALLTQEARGEKVEVSMLLIHAQDHLMNAITFRDLAQEMIELYEQLKGE
- a CDS encoding PTS sugar transporter subunit IIB translates to MKNIMLVCVAGMSTSLLVSKMQKAAQEQNIEADIFAIAESEVDKVLTNKKADVLLLGPQVRYLKSTFEEKFKELNFPIDVINMADYGMMNGDNVLKQALKLIG